TAAAGGGGTTTCACGTTGGAAAAAGTTGCTGGAACACCGCGCTCCAATTGAGGCAAAACATATtctctcaattttttgctGAGCTCTTCTTTGTCTTGAAGGAAAGTTAATGGAATAAATTTGGGTGGTTCGCATCTTGGATAAAATTGTTCAAGTTTTCCATACAAAgccttcttcaatttattGTCACCTTGGATTCCCAAGGATACTTCCAGTAATTTGTAGTACTTAAAATTATCTGGATTTCTCTTGATCAGAGTTCTATAAACAATGGACGCGTCTTTCAATTGACCCAATTTCATGTAAATAGTTGCTTTTCTCTCTAATAAACcaaatttatcaaagaCGCATGGCTCGATATCATTCAAATGTTTCAATACATTTTGTAACTTGTCTTGGTTATCACTGGCAGCTTTATACATAATGTCGTTTTTGTACATTAAACACTCGCTGTGTTCATATTTCTCGGAATCAGATATTTTTCCCTCAGCGAGTTTTTCAAACTGAGATAAAGTGTTAATAGCTTGTTGCCTCTCACCGTTCACATCTTGTGCCACAGCCAATGATGTCCAGTTGGCACGGTAACCAAGGAATGCTTcccaatattttttcctgGACACTAAAgcatttttgaaatcgCCAATTTGTGATTGCAAAGTTGCTAAGTCTCTATATATTTGCTTGTTAGTGGACCCATTGTTCAAAGCTGCCGTGAACCATTTAATAGATTCTTTGTACTCTTTGGTGTTTCTCATGTAGATACCTAATACATGACAGCAGATTGGTGATGCTGAAGCgccttcaatttttctgaTGGCATTAGCCACGTAGGAAGCAGCGTCATCTTTCTCACCTACAGAATATAAATCAAGACCCTTTAAAGCCAAGGAATCAACGTGACTACcgtcttttttcaaaattgcgTCTAGCAGCTTGAGAGATTTTTTGTATTGCTTCCCTTCGTATAGTTTCAATGCCTCGAGGAACTggtcattttcttttttcaaagctaTTTTAGCTGCTGGCTTGGGCTTAGTACTTCTTTTCCTAGACATACTTCGTTAGGGTCAATCGCCTTCCTCAATGGTATTTGTCTTAAACAAGGAATCTGAACATCACTTTTTAAAAAGGTTTGACTTTTGAGTGtagaaactttttcattttcgcTCTTTCCTCTTTACTCTGTATTATGTTCTGTTTCGACGCGGAGCAGGGTAAAAAGTGCATACGCAACCCAGCGACCTCATTAGCAAGGTCATGCAATTTGGTGGCACATTTCAGGCCTATCATGTCTCCAGTTGtacaataatgaaaatttagCAGTATTCCCCCTTTAAAAGATTAAATAGCGATTATATAATCAACTCAAAGAGTTTCCTTAGCAGTCCTCTCTCAATTTTGAATTGTCGAATGTCATGGCGTTCTCGAAGCACTTTGCATACTTCAAGGAGTGGACAGAAAGAGtctgataataataattttttattgaatccGAAGATATTCTATAATCAAATTTAACTATTATTCTATGTAAAATCTATAATTGGTTTATATGGTATACGAACGAGAATGGCGTAGGGACATGAAAGATGGTAGAATGACTAAATGAAAGCTAGAGGAAGAGCGGCAGCGAGCCACACCAATTTTCCTACTGCTTCAATGTTTGCGCTGCCTTCCATGATTAATGAAATGCTGGCAGATGATGTAATGGCTCCTGTTGATACAGCAGCAATGGAATGCTTTGATGTGATAAATGCGTTAGTAGTGGTGGTCGTGAAGGAATTTGTATAATGAATGGCACTGGATTGACTAGAATAATCTTTAGTTGAGGTACCAGAAACACTTTCTAGAGAGGCAGCTGCAGAAATATTGTCCTCAATACTGTGATTCATTACGGAAGCAGTTGATTGAACGTTACTTATAGTAGACGTTGATGCAGGAGAAGTCATAAATGCAGATTGTTTGGTGATGGTAGTGTCTTTGGGACCCGAGTAATTTGGGTTCCCAACCTCAGACTGAATGTTAATGTTTGAAGTTACTAGTGTTGTATGGCGAGTCGAGTCAGTAACTCTACTGACAATATCGGTGACGCTTGCGTGAGCTGATGCATAAGTTCTATCTAATGTGATTGGATGAGCTGAGGAAGATGAGCCGACTAAACCATTTTCACTGGCTAGAGTCGTTGGGTCTGCTGAAGTTATGCTAGGATATGAAGATTTAGTTGATTGGAATGCGTCAACTACAGAAACAGAACTTTGGGTCTTCGAATCATTGCTGCTAACTGGCATATTAGGCTTGATTATACTTGTTGCGCTTGACCTACTCGAGGAAGCCGAATCAACTGGGGTTAAAGTTACAATCGAAGAACTTGAAGTGGCCGAAATTCCTTGCTGTCTAGAAAGGCTTAGACTTTCCGACGCAATTGGAATGCCCGTGGAAGTTGATCCGGTCGAAGCTGTTGGATATACTGGGCTATTCGAGACAGCGAAAGTGCTTGGGTCTACTTGAGATCTTTGAATGGATGAGACGCTCAAATCAGCTGAACCAGTTGAGGAAACCATATCAGTTAGACTAGATGATACTGTTTGGGTATCTTGGCTGGTTGAAGTGGTTGAAACCCTTAGAATGATTGTGTCAGAGAAAGTAGCTAGATCTGTTGAAGTAGTTGGACCACTTGGTCTGGTTGAATAAACTGAGGTTGAACTGACAATAAAACTGGTTGGTTCAGATGAAGTTGAACTAACTACAGAACTAGCTGGATCAATTGAGGCGCTACTGATGATAGTAGTTGCACCGCTTGAACTAACGATGGAGCTAACTGGATCAATTGAAGTAGTTTGAGCCGCTAAAGTAGCTGAACCGTTTGAATTAGCAGAAATAGTCACAGTGCTTGAGCTAGTTGGGTAAGATGAAGTTAAACTGACAACAGAACTAGCCGGATCAACTGGAGCGGAACTGACTACAGAACTAGTTGGATCAACTGAAGTAGTTTGAACGGTCGAGGTAGTTGAGTCAGCTGAAGTAGTTGGGTCTGCTGAAGTTGAACTGATAACAGAAGTGGTTGGGTCAACTGAAGTAGCAACGTCACTTGAGCTAGTTTGATCAACTGAGGTTGAAATGACTACAGAAGTAGTTGGGTCAACTAAAGTAGTCACAGCGCTTGAACTAGTTGGATCTGCTGAAGTAGCCACGTCACTTGAGCTAGTTGGATCTGTTGATGTGGTTACCTCGTCAGAGCTTCTTGTACGATACATACCAGCAACACTTGATGAGGCATGTGGACCAACTGTTGTAGTAGACTCAATTAAAGATGTAGAGTCCGTGGAAGTGGAAATCACGACAGAGATATTTAGACTTGTTGAAGTAGTAATATCGTTTGAACTGACGAGAGAAGTAGTTGGTTCAATTGAAGTGGTTTGAACGGTTGAAGTAATCACATCGCTCGAGCTAGTTGGGTCAATTGAAGTGGAACTAACTGCAAAAGTAGTGGAATTGGCCAAAGTGGAATTGCCGATGTTGTTACTTGGACCAGCTGAAGTGGTTTGAACGGTCGAGGTAGTTGAGTCAGCTGAAGTAGTTGGGTCTGCTGAAGTTGAACTGATAACAGAAGTAGTTGGGTCAACTGAAGTAGCAACGTCACTTGAGCTAGTTAGATCTGTTGATGTGGTTACCTCGTCAGAGCTTCTTGTACGATACATAGCCGCTAAACTTGATGAGGCGTGTGGATCATCCGATGTAGTATACTCAATTGAAGATGTAGAGTCTGTGGAAGTAGAAATGGTAACAGAGCTACTTGGATCAGCTGGGCTAGTTTGAACGGCCGAAGTAGTTGAATCAGCTGGAGTAGTTGGGTTAATTGAAGTAGTCACAGCATTTGAACTAGTTGGGTCTGCTGAACTTGAACTGATAACAGAGCTACTTAGATCAGCTGAACTTGAACTGACTACGGAAGTAGTTGGATCAGCTGAAGTAGTTTGAACGGTCGAGGTAGTTGGGTCAGCTGAAGTAGTTGGGTCAACTGAAGTAGTTGGATCAACTGAAGTAGAACTGACTATAGAACTAGTTGGGTCAACTGAAGTAGTTGGATCAACAGAAGTAGTTTGAACGGTCGAGGTAGTTGGATCAGCTGAAGTATTTGGGTCAACTGAAGTAGTTGGGTCAACTGAAGTAGTCACAGCGCTTGAACTAGTTGGGTCTTCTGAACTTGAACTTACTACTTAAGTGGTTGGATCAACAGAAGTAGTTTGAATGGTTGAACTGGTTACATCGCTTGAACTACTAGAGTCACTTGAAGTGAAACTGCTGAAAGGACTAGTTGAAGCTGCTAATGTGGTGACATCAGTAGATGTTCTTGAACGATAAATATCGGCTACGCTTGATGAAGTATGTGAGTCAACGGAAGTAGTAAAATCAATGGATGTAGTGGAAGAGCTTTTCACAGTAGATGACGTAGTAGTGGAAGTTTTCGTAGAGGATGAAGTAGTAGAGGATGAAGTAGTAGAGGATGAAGTAGTAGAGGATGAAGTAGTAGAGGATGAAGTAGTAGAGGATGAAGTAGTAGAGGATGAAGTAGTAGAGGATGAAGTAGTAGAGGATGAAGTAGTAGAGGATGAAGTAGTAGAGGATGAAGTAGTAGAGGATGAAGTAGTAGTGGATGAAGTAGTAGTGGATGAAGTAGTAGTGGATGAAGTAGTAATGGATGAAGTAGTAATGGATGAAGACGAGGCTTTTGTACAAGTGCCATCATTGTTTCCCTTGCACTGGTAGGTCCAATAAAATCCAGGGAAATCCGTTTGTGAGTGGCCTTGATTGTCATAATTGTTACAACCTGTCGATAAATCGAAGGTGGTTGTCCCCCATTGCCAAGTTTGCCAGTACTGAGCAGCATCACCTTGTAGATATTCGAACTggatttggaaatttggCATCCAAACTGTGCAACCGTCAGAAGAAGGGTAAGCATAAACCTGAAAAGTGGATGTAAAATCTGTTGGATCACTGATTAGGTATGTCTTCTCATTTTTGCCGTAAAGTTGTACGGTGCTTGAGGGACCGTTGACACCAATAATCTTTAAAGACcataaatatttcaaagGGATATCTTTTACGGCTTTGACATGAATAGTAATCTGGTATGTGTTATCCTTGACCCATGATACGGAAGTAACATCCATATCATAATGtagtatattctgttgGCTCATGTGCCAGTTGAAATCCAAATTTGGACAACCATTGATAGCAACGCTTTCGTCTCTTTTGCTTAGATCAAATGAAGGGCTCACCTTGTCATCAATTCTATCAGCAGTCGCTGAATTTGTGAGCAAGGCCGCAAATAGGAGGCAAAATGATATTAGTAGTTTTCTTATGAATGATGTGGATACCTATTTTACACTTTTGCAACAAGGGGAGGAAAATTGCCAAGACCATCATGACATTGGAGGAAGTGATTTGCTTCTcttaaatataaaataattaAACGATCATGGAGATGCAGCGAACTaatgtgaaaaatttttctttccagtAGTATCGGTTATTCTGTAAGCATAGAATCGGGTATTAGTGGCTTGTTCCgagctttttttctttgccaataagaaaacaagTAAAATGCAACGTGCAAATGCTGATCTGATCTCGCCTGGGCCAGTTTTATCGTCATGTGCGCGTGTAGGcacgaaaaaaaagaaaagaccGCTACCTCTCCTTCTAAAATGACAGGAGGAGAATATAAGGTTTGGCAGCCCCTTGAAAGAGCCGCAggaaccaaaaaaaaaagaaggaaagtttatttttttctttttccaaaagacTTTTTAAGATGTTTGTCAGCAAGATAATACAGGACCTACACGACTATCAGTCACAGCCAGAGAAACGTTTGTCGTATGATggcaaaatatttttcccacaactttgaaattattttcaaatatggCAGAACAGTTTAACATTTGGTTTCAAGAGGTAGCACAAGTTCTTGAATAGTATTTGTTCGCGTTAAGATGGAAGCAGGCCAAATGCCCCAATAATCTAATAACCGTATTTTCTATGCTAAAGGAGGAACGAACACTCGGTCTTGTACAGGCAGCtctaaaaggaaaatttcCATCCCCCCAGGCCAAGAAAATCAGAATCATATGGCCCCCTTCCATTCTAACGGAATAgtatatcaaagaaataatgtTTACGTAAGCCATAGACAAGCGATATAATCTTTTTTATCCTTAAACTAGGTGCTTCattaagaaagaagaagaaaagaagaaagtacGACAAAGACTCCCCGCTGGACAATAAACGGGGGCGGCAGGTGTTAATTCCGAAttgaaatttaaatttgaCATAAGCAAAgtttaaagttttttttttccagttcttttttcccatcgtttttttttctagaaGCCGGGTTTTTCACcgtcaaaaaatttcctaAAAAAGATCTGTCAATCATTAAGTTTTGCTTTTTCGGCTTTTAAGCCATGCTTTCAGGCAAAAATTAAGATTTCTTCGTAAAGATCGGAGCCTTACGCCCAAGAAGCAACTGGCcgtaaaattttttcttcgatcGGGTGGCAAATGGAACAGAAGATCATGAGTAGAAGGAAAAGTAAACAAAGAATTGCGTCGGTCAACCGGTTGTTGCTGCGTGCTTCAGCGGGTgataaataaaagatttCCTATCTGAGTAATCGATGACACAAGCGGTCTGCGCTCGGTCGCTTCCAAGCCTTAACAAAGTTTTTACTTTATGgtttttaataaataaataaaaagaaacgtgGATTTGGATAGCAGAAAGCCTCGAAGATCATtttatcaatgaaattttatGGTTAACACTTTCAAGACTCCGATTTTCTCTGCTACGTGAAATTTTAGGTTGCGAAAAGAATACTACCGGGAATACTAGGAGtgtggaagaaaagaaatggaaaagaaaaggagaagTGGTCATTCTTCACATCTCATTGTCTTCCTCCTGTAAAGATTTTAGCTTTTTTATAAATTAAGATTAAGATTGTAGCGTGATGTTCTGTTACTGTCATTTTTGATTGGCCAATGACTGATTATAACAGAAGACCAGTTTTCTATGTATTATTGTCCGACAAGTCAGGAACCTCTATCTTCTCAGAGCCCATTCTGGATACTCTGTTTTGTAGCAccactttttcttttcggtTCCTTCTTCAGTCTCAGTTGATTCGTATAGATAGGCATGTAACCACAGATCAAGATCATTGGGGCCAGGATCAGTATACAAATCAGATTCACAAATAGaacatttttcttgcctTAATACCTCACCGTACCCGCCATTACTATGGAACCAACTTTTAGCaggttttcttttccctATTTCGTCTAGCTTAGTAATAACTATATCGAAGTCAGCCTGGCCGCCTTTTCCGAGATTGTTACCCCATACTTCATCATTGGAATAAATAGGATCGTTAGCAATTGGGTGGCCTAAGTACTGTAAATGTACTCTAATTTGATGTGATCGCCCGGTAAGCGGTTTGCACTTTACAATACTCGTTTTACCGTCGTAGCTGATTCTGTTAAAAACAGTTTTTGCATGTTTGGCTCCTTTCTCGTCCATTTGACAAACTGCATTAAGAGCAAGCCTTGGCTCGATCAGTTTTAGAGGTTTTTCAACAATTACTTCCGTTTCTGGAAATTCTCCAACTACCTTGGCCACGTATTCCTTAGTGACTTCTCGAGCTTTTAGTTGATCGCCGATATTATCGGCTCCCTTCGGAGTTTTTGCCAAAAACATTAATCCACTTGTAAGCCTATCTAACCTATTACATGGGTTCACAACAAATCCGAGATTATTTTGAAGCATTTTCGTAATTGTATTGAACCGATATCGGCCAGTTGGGTGAACAGGTATACCGCTCGGTTTATCAATAACCATTATGttatcatcttcaaaaataactTTGATAGGCCTGGAAGTGACTGGAGGTTCATGTCTATGTACCTGATGCGTAATCAGGTCACCATTGCGAATTACAGTAGATAAGTCCGCAGTTTCATCGTTTATATGAACGTCCCCGTTTTCGattgttcttttataatattCAGATTCACGATCTCGAAATTCAGATATAAAGACATCaaccaattttttatctctCCAACGCTCTTTGCAAAAGGTCCTGTACGTAAAATGGTAGGGCTTGATTTTCCTTAGAGGGCCATCGATGACAATTTCATACTCTGGATCTAGTTGTCTAtgtttctcttttttgCTGCCTATCGTTCGTGATTGAAAAGTAGATTTATTAATCAAATCTGgcgatttttttgattgaGTTcgctttattttttttttcttttgaatttccCTCTCTCTTTCAACCTCATTTTGCAAATGTTCATCAAACTCATTTGAGGTTGCATTACCTGCAAAAGCAAGACCTGCAGATAATGCATTCCTTTTGAGTTGTCGAGCCATTATTACTGGCACTGTAAACAAATTTCTTAACCTATTATTTCTTTGCATAAGTTTCCTATTCCATTATACGAGCACTCatccattttcaaaagttttttatGAACTTTTTCTTAACTCGGTCTTTTGTTCTCTAATGGTTCGCCGCCagacagaaaaaaagcttaCTTATCGAGGAATCACATTGCTTCAATGAATAAATTCTATAATGCATATACTACCTAACATATATAAGAGAAGTGAGCGTCATTCATGTCGGCTACTTGTCAATTTGTATTACGTTCCTTActttccattttcaaaCATCGCGATACAAAAACTTTATAATGGTCCATTTCTTAAGAAGGCTATCAAATCTATGCCGCTACTATCACTACTATCATTATCGTTCTGCGCCTCAATTATTGGATCAGGAGTCGTACCTGGTATTGTGGGCTTGACCAGATAATTTTCAGATGCACTAGCATCTGAATAGCGTAAATTCTTATCCTCTTCAATGCTATTCTCATCATCGTTTGTGACAATATTGCTTGAAAAGAAGCTGGATTTGACCATACTGTTAGTTGAGACGTCCTGATGTTTATCGTGacttttattttggttTAATGCAAATTTCAACCCGGGTAGAGAAAAATGGTCGTTATTGTACCGTATTTTCAACAATCTGTTTAACTCATCAAGATCTATTCCGCCAAGCATTGGAATATGATGAATGATCCTCCAAAACAAGGGCACTTCAACCTCTTCGGCCGTGATGTTATTAAGCATTGCCTGTAGTTCAAGtgaatttgatggaagGGAGCGATCGCTACTATTCGTTTTAGTCTCATCAGATTCTGTGCGTTTATTATCGTTTGAATCTTTGGCTGAATAGTAGTTTTCCCAGTATTCAAAATCGTCACAATTGTCATAAAAACTAAAGTGTAGTTTTAGTTCAAACAATTGTTTAAAGAAGCGTTCAACAAACCACAGTATACGCTTCAGAGGGTTTGTAGAATATTTCcagcattttcttttcttccacttACCACGATAATACCAACCTCTTTTCCCCCAATTGCTGTGACAAAACTTCagaatttccttttcacCAAGCTCTCCTTTCagaatatatttttcaatgagaTATTTTGATTCTGTTTTTGCCCATGAATAGTTCCAAGGTTTTTCCTTGAACAGGTAAACAATGACGTCGACGAGACAACTTAATGGTCGAACGCAAGTGTCAATGTATGTCACCCACATGGTAGGCCCATGCTTTATTTCATGATTGTATTGCAACGCATCTGCAATGATGGGGAAAAGCCATATCCCAATATACGACAGTGGATAAATGAATATTGCCCTTagattcttttgaatttgtgCCCTACgttttttcatttgtttgTAGGTTTGGGCTTGGAAATGCTGTTGTACGTTGGTGAAACTTGAATTTTCGCATCTGTCTGCATTATTATTCACTCTCTCCTGTGAAAATTGTTGAGACGGAGTAAATGCTTCATTAGAAAGTGTAGGAATATTATCGGCTGGATTagtattattgttatcaacgttatttttaatattattactattattattattattgttgttgttgttgttattgttattattattgttattattattattgttattattattattgttattattattattgctattattGTTATCGTTATCGTTATcgttattgttgttgttgtcgtcgtcgtcgttgttactgttgttgttgatgatGCCTCCTTTTTCCTTAATGTTACTAGTTATGTCGCTGTTATCGTTCTTATTATCATACATTGCTAAAGGAGATTCTAGAGAATTTTGGCAAGAGAAAGTCTGATGTCCCAGcattgaactttttcttgtatCCAGtccttcattttcaacaCTAAAAGTAACTTTATGCTCCTTTTGCTTGGATACTAGTTCCGAAGGATTGAGTGTGATGTCATTTTCACAATCAAAAGgattatttctttccaaatctGGCTGTTCAGACATTGCATATTTGGACATATCGAGTGGTTTAGCACTGTTATAGTCAAGTAAGCGAACTCCACCACTTGCCGAGACATTCTCATCACTACCtgtatttgtttttctgAATAGTGTAGGTATCTCATTCGAACTCTCACCAAAATTGAAAGTTCCATTACTACTACCTGAATCGTCTGTTTCCTCATTCGGATCTATGAACGAAatggtgaaaaaattctttaaatttctcaaaagaTGTAGCAATGGCAATTTAAAATAGGATCTGAAATACCATTTGGCTTTTCCCCAGTGACCGAGcccaaataattttttcttttctttctcttcctctAGTACGTTATGGTTAAAGTCTCCAATTTGCGCTTTAATTCTTTTACTTTCACtggtaatgaaaatataaatactGAGGTAGACTGcaaatatgaaaataataatgaaatatCTGGGACCCCAGCTTAAAACAATTTTATACCAGTACGGCTTGGGTGGTAAATAGCACCATGCACTCCAAGGTTTGTAGCCACCTTGCCTGGGAGAATCGGGAAAGTTGTAGTTATTATTATCCAGTATAATAGTGGTGTCAGAATCGTCATTGAGTTTATTATAATTAATGAAGGCTAAGCTTGCTAAAATGGCAGGTACTAATGCAGTAATTGGCCAGATATATGACCTTTTTTTGTACAAGCCACCCTCCATATTTCCCGATCTTTTATTTCGCCATTTCCAATTAGGCTTGAAGATCAAAATAGCAAAATGTATGGCGAATATCATTATGGCCATGTCTGCACCTTCGATGGCAAAGGCCGTAAACCAACCCAAGGTATTAAAAAATGCAGGTGTTGCATACACACTATTATTAATAAGGATAATCATGGGATAAATCATCAGAATAAAAGCTTTAAGAAAGTCGcaaattatcaaaaatgcGATGAGATCATGTCTGAAGACTTTTCGTCTCTTATCCATTTTAGAAAGGAAGAACATTCCGAGGCAACCGGCAATAAGGGACACGGCAGACGCAGTTATAGCTATTATTCTTAACTGCAACAGTTGCGGAGCCGTGAATGTAGAGGTCATCCCCGGCAACCCCAGCAGCTGGTTAACCGTGGTAGTGTTAAGCTGTCGGAGAGAATCAACTCTCTTTTCTAGTAAGGATGACCCTTTCAACGCGTTTAAATTCGGGGGAAATCCCTCAGTTATCATTTTGAGTTGGAGAGTTTGCTTTATTCGTCACACTTCGGATCACTTGTTTgtcgttttttttttttggtgacTCTTACTGCTTTTTATAgacacacacacacacacacacacacaccTTCTTCTGGATACCGTAGAGAAAGGGATGTAgacaaataaaaaaggaCAAAAGCTAGAAAAAAGACGGAAGAGGACGTGCGATTGCGTTGAATATGACCTTCGCAAATaaatattaataaatatGACGTTTTTGCCGCAATGCTAATTCTATAACCCACTCCTTCGTTGCCTTCTATGCTTTAATTAAACAATGGGTCCGGCTCAAACCTGGAAGGAAGATTTATaaatcttgaaaagaaaaaaaagtgtgatttaaaaaaatgaaaaagaaaaacaagagggcaaaaaaaaatgaactACTTATTGAGACATGATTCAAGGGAAAAGACCTTCATATATACAGATTACTTTTCGAAATGGTCAGCCGCTTCATGAGCTCTTCTTGGCTGTATCGTACCACCGTGGTTCAATTAGGCAAGTATGTTGCTAAGATTAATTGCTGCGGCGCATCGTATAAGGTGATATACTaaattcattatcatcacTATGCATGGGtgtcattattattaacaTGGGAAATGGGCCCACTCCCAAGGACTCTATCGTCGATATATAGACAGCACGATTGCCCAGGAGTTATGGCACGTTGTTTTGAGGCTAAGTGTATTGTTATGTCGAGGTTGTCGGCAGAGCGATTCAGTTTGCACGATTTAATTTGGACTGGGACCTGCAGGGACCGGAATTGTAATGTCAAGGCACCAGTATTTTGGAAAGCGTTTATAGTGTCCTCCCTGGGGCCCAAAGACGAAAAGTTTTCGATTCGCATAGTGTCACTGTATAGCGCCGGATTATCTCTTCCTCTGACTATCAAGATTTCGTTGGTATCCCTTAGTTTTTCACTGACAAACCAGGTCCCTTGGTAATTAGGGTCAGCTTGTGGCATGGATATGCCCACTTTCTGTCCAATTGTGTAAGACCACAATCCATCGTGTCTGCCCCATGTCGTTTTGGCACCGGATTGTGGGTCAACGGTAATGATATCACCCGGTGAACTGGGTAGGTAGTgctttaaaaaa
This is a stretch of genomic DNA from Saccharomyces cerevisiae S288C chromosome IV, complete sequence. It encodes these proteins:
- the GPR1 gene encoding Gpr1p (Plasma membrane G protein coupled receptor (GPCR); interacts with the heterotrimeric G protein alpha subunit, Gpa2p, and with Plc1p; sensor that integrates nutritional signals with the modulation of cell fate via PKA and cAMP synthesis), with translation MITEGFPPNLNALKGSSLLEKRVDSLRQLNTTTVNQLLGLPGMTSTFTAPQLLQLRIIAITASAVSLIAGCLGMFFLSKMDKRRKVFRHDLIAFLIICDFLKAFILMIYPMIILINNSVYATPAFFNTLGWFTAFAIEGADMAIMIFAIHFAILIFKPNWKWRNKRSGNMEGGLYKKRSYIWPITALVPAILASLAFINYNKLNDDSDTTIILDNNNYNFPDSPRQGGYKPWSAWCYLPPKPYWYKIVLSWGPRYFIIIFIFAVYLSIYIFITSESKRIKAQIGDFNHNVLEEEKEKKKLFGLGHWGKAKWYFRSYFKLPLLHLLRNLKNFFTISFIDPNEETDDSGSSNGTFNFGESSNEIPTLFRKTNTGSDENVSASGGVRLLDYNSAKPLDMSKYAMSEQPDLERNNPFDCENDITLNPSELVSKQKEHKVTFSVENEGLDTRKSSMLGHQTFSCQNSLESPLAMYDNKNDNSDITSNIKEKGGIINNNSNNDDDDNNNNNDNDNDNNNSNNNNNNNNNNNNNNNNNNNNNNNNNNNNNNSNNIKNNVDNNNTNPADNIPTLSNEAFTPSQQFSQERVNNNADRCENSSFTNVQQHFQAQTYKQMKKRRAQIQKNLRAIFIYPLSYIGIWLFPIIADALQYNHEIKHGPTMWVTYIDTCVRPLSCLVDVIVYLFKEKPWNYSWAKTESKYLIEKYILKGELGEKEILKFCHSNWGKRGWYYRGKWKKRKCWKYSTNPLKRILWFVERFFKQLFELKLHFSFYDNCDDFEYWENYYSAKDSNDNKRTESDETKTNSSDRSLPSNSLELQAMLNNITAEEVEVPLFWRIIHHIPMLGGIDLDELNRLLKIRYNNDHFSLPGLKFALNQNKSHDKHQDVSTNSMVKSSFFSSNIVTNDDENSIEEDKNLRYSDASASENYLVKPTIPGTTPDPIIEAQNDNDSSDSSGIDLIAFLRNGPL